In Primulina huaijiensis isolate GDHJ02 chromosome 4, ASM1229523v2, whole genome shotgun sequence, a genomic segment contains:
- the LOC140975488 gene encoding triose phosphate/phosphate translocator, non-green plastid, chloroplastic-like, which produces MQSAAVAFSSHSLSLSANPGKLAAARRFSARSFLRHSEWPHFGNVTSTVFSSSSSTPISCSMRRSGWISSSNPAPKSDLVPLRATAEGADAAEVPQSKSVSDTLVLGTLFGLWYLFNIYFNIYNKQVLKVYPYPVTVSLVQFAVGAVIVFLTWTLNIYKRPAISGSQLAAILPLAVVHTLGNLFTNMSLGKVAVSFTHTIKAMEPFFSVVLSAMFLGEFPTIWVVFSLLPIVGGVGLASMTEASFNWAGFWSAMASNLTNQSRNVLSKKFMVKKEESLDNITLFAVITIMSFILMIPTAIFMEGIKFTPSYLHAAGLNVKQICIRFLLAALSFHAYQQVSYMILQRVSPVTHSVGNCVKRVVVIVSSVIFFRTAVSPVNTFGTGIALAGVFLYSRVKRIKPKPKEA; this is translated from the exons ATGCAAAGCGCGGCCGTTGCATTCTCCTCCCATTCTCTTTCTCTCTCCGCCAATCCTGGTAAGCTCGCCGCCGCCCGCAGGTTCAGTGCTCGCTCTTTTTTGCGGCACTCGGAATGGCCACATTTCGGGAATGTCACCTCAACGGTCTTTTCCTCTTCATCGTCCACGCCGATTTCCTGCTCGATGAGGCGAAGCGGCTGGATTTCCAGCTCGAATCCGGCGCCGAAGTCCGATTTGGTTCCACTTCGGGCCACCGCGGAGGGCGCGGACGCTGCTGAGGTGCCTCAGTCGAAGAGTGTATCCGATACTTTGGTGCTCGGAACGCTGTTCGGGCTTTGGTACCTGTTTAATATATACTTCAATATCTACAACAAGCAG GTTCTCAAAGTTTATCCATATCCAGTAACAGTCTCTCTAGTTCAATTTGCTGTCGGGGCTGTTATTGTTTTTTTGACGTGGACCTTGAATATCTACAAGCGGCCTGCAATCAGTGGTTCCCAG CTTGCTGCAATTCTTCCATTGGCAGTCGTTCACACTTTAGGAAATCTCTTCACCAATATGAGTCTAGGAAAAGTAGCTGTTTCATTCACTCACACAATTAAAGCAATGGAGCCATTCTTTTCCGTTGTCCTTTCTGCGATGTTCTTGGGAGAG TTTCCCACAATATGGGTTGTTTTCTCTCTTTTACCAATTGTTGGTGGAGTTGGTTTGGCATCAATGACTGAGGCCTCTTTTAATTG GGCTGGTTTTTGGAGTGCAATGGCCTCAAATTTGACGAATCAGTCTCGCAATGTCCTTAGCAAGAAGTTTATGGTCAAGAAAGAG GAGTCCTTGGACAACATTACTTTATTTGCAGTTATCACTATTATGTCCTTTATCCTTATGATACCAACTGCTATTTTCATGGAAGGAATCAAGTTTACTCCTTCATATCTACATGCTGCT GGGTTGAATGTCAAACAAATTTGCATTAGATTCCTTCTGGCTGCTCTATCCTTCCATGCATATCAGCAG GTTTCTTATATGATATTACAACGTGTATCTCCTGTCACTCATTCTGTTGGCAACTGCGTCAAGCGTGTCGTGGTGATTGTGTCCTCTGTTATCTTCTTTCGCACAGCAGTTTCACCTGTCAATACCTTTG GTACTGGAATAGCCCTTGCTGGAGTATTCCTATACTCGAGAGTGAAGCGCATCAAACCAAAGCCCAAGGAGGCCTGA